The nucleotide sequence CAGTACAACACCCGCAGGCCGCACTCGGCGCTCGGCTATAGGCCCCCGGCGCCGGGGGCCTATAGCCCTGTCAAAAACCCAGTTTCTCGGCCTCAGGTTGTGATGTAAACTCTCTCACAAGGATTGGTACAAAATCTCGGGCGGGTCACGTCAAAAGGCATGAAGCTGCAAACAGTGGTAAATAAATTGGCGGGTCAAATTTGGCCGGAGAGTACTGGAACAGAAACCCAAGTTGGGAGAGTTTGGCGAGACTACTGCTTACATACCAACTGGAAAATAGGTAAGCAGACAGGGACATGATAATGAATGTGGAAGTCACCAGTAAGATCAGGCGGTGTCTTGTCATAGGAAAAACTGGTATGACGGTTCCATATTTTGGGGAGTTTGATCCATGCCTCCGAACGCCTGCATTATACTACGGTTCTACGACCACGCAGAGTCCCGGCGTGGTCCGGAGATTGTCCGGGGAGGGGTAATTATGGTACATGTATAAGGATATCTATGAGCAATTGGACTCCACCATCTATACCGGAACCGGCCATACCAGAACCGGCCAGCCCGCCACCGTTCAGCACGCCGCCTGACAATAATTTGCAATTATCCTCCTCGCCATCCCAGCCGGAAAACGGAACTGGATCTGGCGCATGGCTGCCGCAATTTCGCGTATGGGTCCGCGATCTGGCCGTTTCTTTGGCCCTGGCTGGATTCGTAATTCTGTTTCTGTACCAGCCGGTGAAGGTGGAGGGGACCAGCATGGAACCGCGCCTGACCGATCAGGAGCGCGTCTTCATCAACAAGTTCATCTATCGTCTGGGCACGGTGGAGCGCGGCGATGTGGTGGTCTTCCGCTATCCCCGCGACGTCAGCAAGTCCTTCATCAAGCGCGTCGTGGGCGTGCCGGGTGATCACGTGGAGATGCGCGCCGGCGCGCTTCTCGTAAACGGCACGCAAGTGGATGAGCCATACATCGCTTCTGGTTTCCGCGGCGAAGATTCATTTGAACCTGTGAAAGTACAGGCTGACGAATTCTTTGTGCTTGGCGATCATCGCAACGCCTCCAATGACAGCCGCAATTGGGGGACGGTTGCACAGAATTATATTTACGGAAAGGCCGAGCTGGTCTACTGGCCACTCGGCAAGTGGGGACTGCTCGATTGAATGGACGCGCGCCCGCTTCGATATTCTTTCCCAGTCCGTTCCATTTTTATTTATTAAAATATTCGAGAGGTCAGCAATGCCGGTCGCTCTGCTAGCGCTGGAGGATGGGACTGTCTTCACGGGCCGCGCCTGCGGAACCCGCGGGGAGTGCTATGGCGAGGTGGTCTTCAATACCTCCATGTCCGGCTATCAGGAGATCTTCACCGACCCCTCTTACGCCGGCCAGATCGTCATTCTCACCAATCCCGAGATCGGCAACTACGGCACCAACCCGGAAGACAATGAAGCCACGCGGCCCTACATCGAGGGCCTGATCGTGCGCGAGTTCAGCTCGGTGGCCAGCAACTGGCGCAGCCGCGAGCACGCCGAGCAGTTCCTTGACCGTTTCAAGATTCCGGTGCTGGAAGGCATCGACACACGAGCCTTGGTGCGCCACCTGCGCACGCGCGGAGTGATGCGCGGCGTGGTGTCGAGCCTCGATATGTCGGCGGATGCGCTGATCGCGAAGGCCCGCGCCATTCCGTCGATGGAAGGGCGCGACTTGGCCGAGACGGTCTCCACCAAGCACAAGTACGAATGGGACGCGCCGCCGATCGACTTGCCCACGTGGGAAGCGGCGGTCTCGCAGAAACTTGATGCTGGCGTTCAAGCAGCTCCGCCGTCGTTGCATGTGGTCGCCTACGATTTCGGGATCAAGCAGAACATTCTCCGCCGGCTGGTTGCCGTGGGTTGTCGCGTTACGGTGGTGCCTGCGCTGACCTCCGCCGAGGAAGTGCTCAGCCTGAATCCCGACGGCGTATTCCTATCGAACGGCCCCGGCGATCCGGCTCCGCTACAAGTGGAAGCGGCTAATATCCGGAAGCTCTTCGGCAAGAAGCCCATCTTCGGCATCTGCCTTGGCCATCAAGTGCTGGGTTTGGCGCTGGGCGGGAAGACTTACAAGCTGAAGTTTGGGCATCGCGGCGGCAATCACCCGGTCATCAATAAGCTGACAGGTAAAGTCGAGATCACCGCGCACAATCACGGCTTCGCGGTGGACCCCGACTCGCTGCCCAGCTCGGACGTAGAACTGAGTCACTGGAATCTGAACGACGACACGCTGGAGGGCTTCCGCCACCGCTCGCTGCCGATCTTCTCCGTGCAGTATCACCCGGAGGCCTCGCCCGGCCCGCACGATTCGTTCTACCTGTTCGACGATTTCAGGAAAATGATGGAAGATTGGCGCACGAAAAGAAATGCCTAAACGCAGCGACATTCACAAGATCATGATCATCGGCTCGGGGCCGATCATCATTGGCCAGGCCTGCGAGTTCGACTACTCCGGCGTGCAGGCCTGCAAGGCACTGCGGGCCGAGGGCTACGAAGTCGTGTTGGTGAACTCCAATCCCGCCACCATCATGACCGATCCCGAGACTGCTGACCGCACCTATATTCAGCCGTTGGAGGTCGAGTTCCTGGAAGCCATCATTGCCGAGGAGCGACCCGACGCGGTGCTCTCGACGGTCGGTGGCCAGACGGGATTGAATCTCTCCGTGCAGCTTGCGGAGCAGGGCATCCTCGAAAAGTATGGCGTCGAGCTGATCGGCGCGAACCTTGGCGCGATCAAGAAGGCTGAGGACCGGCTCCTGTTCAAGGACGCCATGGCCAAGATTGGCCTCGACACTCCGCAAAGCGCCGTAACTAACAATCTGAAGGACGGCCTCGAGTTTGCGGGCCGCATCGGCTACCCCGTCATCATTCGCCCCTCGTTCACGCTGGGTGGATCGGGCGGCGGGCTCGCCTACAACCGCGAAGAGTTCCTGGAAATTCTCGCGCGGGGCCTCGACTTGAGCCCCGTCCATGAATGTCTGGTGGAAGAAAGCGTGCTCGGATGGAAAGAGTTCGAGCTGGAAGTTGTGCGCGATCTGGCCGACAACGTCATCATTATCTGCTCGATTGAAAACTTTGATCCGATGGGCGTGCATACCGGCGACTCGATCACCGTGGCGCCGATCCAGACGTTGACGGACAAGGAATTTCAGATCCTGCGCGACGCCTCGCTCGCCGTCATCCGCGAAATCGGCGTCGAGACGGGCGGCTCCAACATTCAGTTCGCGATGAACCCGGAGACGGGCCGCGTGATCGTGATCGAGATGAACCCGCGCGTCTCGCGCAGCTCGGCGCTGGCGTCGAAGGCGACCGGGTTCCCCATCGCCAAGATCGCCAGCAAGCTCGCCGTCGGCTATCGCCTGGATGAATTGAAGAACGACATTACGCGCAACACCCCGGCATGTTTTGAGCCGACGCTCGACTACGTTGTTGCGAAGATTCCCAAATGGGCCTTCGAGAAATTCCCCGGCTCCGATCCCACGCTCGGTCCGCAGATGAAGTCGGTGGGCGAAGTGATGGCCATCGGTCGCACCTTCAAGGAAGCGCTCTACAAGGGACTGCGCTCACTGGAGACGGGCAAGTCGCTGGCTTCGGAAAAAATAGAAGTGCCCCTCATCACGCAGCGGTTGGTTACGCCCACGCCGGAGCGGCTGCGCTATGTCCGGCACGTCCTGCGCTCGGGGTGGAGCGTGGCCGAAGTCGCGCGCATCACTTCGATGGACCCATGGTTCCTGGAGCAGATACAGCAGGTGGAAGAGATCGCCACTGAGTTGGCATTGAAGAAGCTGGAGTCGGTAACCGCTGAGGAGCTGCTGCGCGGCAAGAAGGCCGGCATATCCGATCAGATGCTCGCGGCCTCATGGAATGTCACTGCAGAGCAAGTCTATGAGAAGCGCAAGGAACTCAGCGTGCGGCCCGTTTATAAGCGAGTCGATACCTGCGCCGCCGAGTTCGAGTCGTTCACTCCGTACCTCTATTCGACATACGAGAGCGAAGATGAATCCACTCCAACAGATCGCAAGAAAATCATAATCCTGGGCAGCGGGCCGAACCGTATCGGGCAGGGAATTGAATTCGATTACTGCTGTTGCCACGCGTCGTTCGCGTTGCGCGAGGACGGCTACGAGACCATCATGGTCAACTGCAATCCAGAAACGGTCTCCACTGATTACGACACTTCGGACCGTCTCTACTTCGAGCCGCTTACATTTGAAGATGTAATGGCCATCGTGGATAACGAGAAACCAACTGGAGTGATCGTGCAGTTCGGCGGACAGACTCCGCTGAATCTCGCGCTGCCGCTACAGAAGGCCGGTGTGCCCATCATCGGAACCAGCCCCCAGTCCATTGATCTGGCAGAGGACCGCAAGCAGTTCGGAGGCTTGTTGATCCAGTTGGACATTCCGCAGCCGGAGAACGGCACGGCGTTGAATGCGGAGGAAGCTCGCGCAGTTGCCACCAAGCTCGGCTATCCCGTGCTGGTGCGGCCATCCTATGTGCTGGGCGGGCGCGCCATGGTCATCGCCTATGACGAAGCCACGCTCGACCAATACATGCGTGAGGCCGTGGATTATGCCTCCCCAGGACGGCCCATCCTGATCGACCGGTTCCTCGAGGATGCCATTGAAGTGGATGTCGATGCGCTGTGCGATGGCGAGAATGTGGTCATTGGCGGCATCATGGAGCACATCGAAGAGGCCGGCATACACTCCGGAGACAGTTCCTGCGTGCTCCCTTCGTTCACACTGACGGCGGAGCAGAAGCAAACTTTGTGTGACTACACGGTCAAGCTGGCAATTGAGTTGCGCGTGGTGGGTCTGATGAACGTTCAGTATGCCATTCAAGACGGCAAGATTTTCGTCCTGGAAGTGAACCCTCGCGCTTCACGGACTGTTCCCTATGTCAGTAAAGCCACCGGA is from Acidobacteriota bacterium and encodes:
- the lepB gene encoding signal peptidase I, with amino-acid sequence MSNWTPPSIPEPAIPEPASPPPFSTPPDNNLQLSSSPSQPENGTGSGAWLPQFRVWVRDLAVSLALAGFVILFLYQPVKVEGTSMEPRLTDQERVFINKFIYRLGTVERGDVVVFRYPRDVSKSFIKRVVGVPGDHVEMRAGALLVNGTQVDEPYIASGFRGEDSFEPVKVQADEFFVLGDHRNASNDSRNWGTVAQNYIYGKAELVYWPLGKWGLLD
- the carB gene encoding carbamoyl-phosphate synthase large subunit yields the protein MPKRSDIHKIMIIGSGPIIIGQACEFDYSGVQACKALRAEGYEVVLVNSNPATIMTDPETADRTYIQPLEVEFLEAIIAEERPDAVLSTVGGQTGLNLSVQLAEQGILEKYGVELIGANLGAIKKAEDRLLFKDAMAKIGLDTPQSAVTNNLKDGLEFAGRIGYPVIIRPSFTLGGSGGGLAYNREEFLEILARGLDLSPVHECLVEESVLGWKEFELEVVRDLADNVIIICSIENFDPMGVHTGDSITVAPIQTLTDKEFQILRDASLAVIREIGVETGGSNIQFAMNPETGRVIVIEMNPRVSRSSALASKATGFPIAKIASKLAVGYRLDELKNDITRNTPACFEPTLDYVVAKIPKWAFEKFPGSDPTLGPQMKSVGEVMAIGRTFKEALYKGLRSLETGKSLASEKIEVPLITQRLVTPTPERLRYVRHVLRSGWSVAEVARITSMDPWFLEQIQQVEEIATELALKKLESVTAEELLRGKKAGISDQMLAASWNVTAEQVYEKRKELSVRPVYKRVDTCAAEFESFTPYLYSTYESEDESTPTDRKKIIILGSGPNRIGQGIEFDYCCCHASFALREDGYETIMVNCNPETVSTDYDTSDRLYFEPLTFEDVMAIVDNEKPTGVIVQFGGQTPLNLALPLQKAGVPIIGTSPQSIDLAEDRKQFGGLLIQLDIPQPENGTALNAEEARAVATKLGYPVLVRPSYVLGGRAMVIAYDEATLDQYMREAVDYASPGRPILIDRFLEDAIEVDVDALCDGENVVIGGIMEHIEEAGIHSGDSSCVLPSFTLTAEQKQTLCDYTVKLAIELRVVGLMNVQYAIQDGKIFVLEVNPRASRTVPYVSKATGVQMAKIAARLMTGRKLKDLNLPVDENAPKGQPGSAFLGILGVNRFCVKSPVFPFGKFLGVDPILGPEMRSTGEVMGIGDTFGEAFAKAQISAGTRLPLKGRAFLSVRDKDKPKALMVARKLAESGFDLVATRGTAQMLTAAGLTVKTVYKVLEGRPNIVDMIKGGEIQLLINTPIGAKSFFDEKAIRRAAVQHRIPCITTVAGALAAVDGIASLQSQPIRVLALQQMHEAIAGKS
- the carA gene encoding carbamoyl-phosphate synthase small subunit, which translates into the protein MPVALLALEDGTVFTGRACGTRGECYGEVVFNTSMSGYQEIFTDPSYAGQIVILTNPEIGNYGTNPEDNEATRPYIEGLIVREFSSVASNWRSREHAEQFLDRFKIPVLEGIDTRALVRHLRTRGVMRGVVSSLDMSADALIAKARAIPSMEGRDLAETVSTKHKYEWDAPPIDLPTWEAAVSQKLDAGVQAAPPSLHVVAYDFGIKQNILRRLVAVGCRVTVVPALTSAEEVLSLNPDGVFLSNGPGDPAPLQVEAANIRKLFGKKPIFGICLGHQVLGLALGGKTYKLKFGHRGGNHPVINKLTGKVEITAHNHGFAVDPDSLPSSDVELSHWNLNDDTLEGFRHRSLPIFSVQYHPEASPGPHDSFYLFDDFRKMMEDWRTKRNA